From a single Hymenobacter sp. YIM 151500-1 genomic region:
- a CDS encoding element excision factor XisI family protein produces MEPLATWQQAIRSVLTLPPTAAYAVPELREVLLEDVTHNRFLVVRTGWFNGQNFYAVIQDVELRDGYVWIHRNNTEHDLSEELTEAGIAAEKIVLATLAPEQRLAS; encoded by the coding sequence ATGGAACCCTTAGCCACCTGGCAACAAGCCATCCGCAGCGTCCTGACGTTGCCGCCAACAGCCGCCTACGCTGTACCGGAACTTCGGGAAGTGCTGCTGGAGGACGTGACGCATAACCGGTTTTTGGTGGTGCGTACGGGCTGGTTTAACGGCCAAAACTTTTACGCTGTCATTCAGGATGTCGAACTGCGTGACGGCTACGTGTGGATTCACCGAAATAACACGGAGCATGACCTATCGGAAGAACTCACGGAAGCCGGCATTGCCGCCGAGAAAATCGTGCTGGCCACGCTTGCTCCAGAGCAGCGGCTGGCTTCCTAA
- a CDS encoding XisH family protein, translating into MARKDFYHDCVRRALVKDGWTITHEPLILPFADTRVEVDLGAQRAEQGHSAIIIAVEVKNFLAGRPVVSEYQKSYGQYQLYRELLNRFEPARPLYLAISEYAYQTIFHDDVIRTIVRDSNMKLLVFDPLTETITQWNP; encoded by the coding sequence ATGGCCAGAAAAGACTTTTACCACGACTGCGTGCGGCGGGCTTTAGTAAAAGACGGCTGGACTATCACGCATGAGCCTTTGATTTTGCCATTTGCGGATACGCGCGTAGAGGTGGATTTAGGAGCCCAGCGGGCAGAGCAGGGCCACAGCGCCATCATTATAGCCGTGGAGGTAAAAAACTTTTTGGCCGGTCGGCCGGTGGTAAGTGAGTATCAGAAAAGCTACGGCCAGTACCAGCTATACCGGGAGCTGCTCAACCGCTTCGAGCCCGCCCGCCCGCTCTACCTGGCTATTTCGGAATATGCCTACCAGACAATCTTCCACGATGACGTAATTCGTACCATCGTCCGCGACAGTAACATGAAGCTGCTGGTGTTTGACCCCCTCACCGAAACCATTACGCAATGGAACCCTTAG
- a CDS encoding YfiM family protein: MGAAVSFCVGACRSWLAAALLLSLAGSAAAQAPARPGPLSGRAATPPPLAQLAPDTLLKSPLSRRLPVLAGGLAVTYPATLYGLSRGWYTGERAPLHWFNDWPEWKQLDKAGHFWGAFHMSRGAVDMLGWAGVPDRRALWYGGFVGFLLLSPIELLDGRDPQYGASASDLAANFLGSAGVVGQHLAWGEVRLMPKYSFRTTRYARQRPNVLGRSLAEQFLKDYNGHTYWLCADVGAWLPASSRWPRWLQPALGYGAQQMVFNDPDANAALGLRSYRQFYLSLDVDLRRIPTRSKLLKRVFYVASIFHLPAPALEWNPRHGLRAHGLYY, translated from the coding sequence GTGGGAGCCGCCGTTTCTTTCTGCGTTGGTGCATGCCGCAGCTGGCTGGCTGCCGCGCTGCTGCTGAGCCTGGCCGGCTCGGCCGCGGCCCAGGCTCCGGCCCGGCCCGGTCCGCTTTCCGGCCGTGCGGCCACGCCTCCTCCCCTCGCCCAGCTGGCCCCCGACACCCTGCTGAAGTCCCCACTGAGCCGCCGCCTGCCGGTGCTGGCCGGGGGGCTGGCCGTGACCTATCCGGCCACGCTGTACGGACTTAGCCGGGGCTGGTACACCGGCGAGCGGGCACCTCTGCACTGGTTCAACGACTGGCCCGAGTGGAAGCAGCTGGACAAGGCCGGGCACTTCTGGGGCGCGTTTCACATGAGCCGCGGGGCCGTGGACATGCTGGGCTGGGCGGGAGTGCCCGACCGGCGCGCCCTCTGGTACGGGGGCTTCGTGGGGTTTCTGCTGCTGAGCCCCATCGAGCTGCTCGACGGCCGCGACCCGCAGTACGGCGCCTCGGCCTCTGACTTGGCGGCCAACTTCCTGGGCTCGGCGGGCGTGGTGGGGCAGCACCTGGCCTGGGGCGAGGTGCGCCTCATGCCCAAGTACTCGTTTCGGACCACGCGCTACGCCCGCCAGCGCCCCAACGTGCTGGGCCGCAGCCTGGCCGAGCAGTTTCTCAAAGACTACAACGGCCACACCTACTGGCTGTGCGCCGACGTGGGCGCCTGGCTGCCGGCCTCCTCGCGCTGGCCCCGCTGGCTCCAGCCGGCCCTGGGCTACGGCGCCCAACAGATGGTGTTCAACGACCCCGACGCCAACGCCGCGCTGGGTCTGCGCTCCTACCGGCAGTTCTACCTCAGCCTCGACGTGGACCTGCGCCGCATCCCGACGCGCTCCAAGCTGCTCAAGCGGGTGTTCTACGTGGCCAGCATCTTCCACCTGCCCGCCCCGGCCCTGGAGTGGAACCCGCGCCACGGCCTGCGGGCGCACGGGTTGTATTACTAG
- a CDS encoding Smr/MutS family protein has product MQVGDRVRLLTGREEGIITRLLSDELVEVAIDNDFTIPVLRREVVVVAAEETKAFGERAGVMEAQKKAASTGAARAAKAAGVPEAPAAAPSAAPKTEGPAPIPAAKNAPTTVQKGLYLALTHQSPELLAVQLVNHTDRDVLFTFGEERQGQYRGLIAEKLAAKSASRPLGHWHLKDFDQWPAAVVQLLPFQLNGTTAYELLTKRLQFKAASFYTSRQPNVPVLQREAYLFQLDEKPAAPAAVAPEKLAETLQAQLSGNAPAKPAALAPPPQPAKAIVPPPHEVDLHLEALVPEGAEGLSNTAILKLQLDAFEDALSRALATNMHEIVFIHGSGNGTLRKELHKLLSRNRDIKFFEDSRKEKFGYGATLVRLK; this is encoded by the coding sequence ATGCAAGTAGGAGACAGAGTGCGCCTGCTCACCGGGCGCGAAGAAGGCATCATCACCCGCCTGCTCAGCGACGAGCTGGTAGAAGTAGCCATTGACAACGACTTCACCATTCCGGTGTTGCGCCGCGAGGTAGTGGTGGTAGCCGCCGAAGAAACCAAGGCGTTCGGCGAACGGGCCGGGGTTATGGAAGCTCAGAAAAAAGCTGCCAGCACTGGCGCTGCTCGCGCCGCCAAAGCGGCCGGCGTGCCCGAGGCCCCGGCAGCCGCCCCATCTGCCGCTCCCAAAACCGAAGGCCCCGCCCCGATACCAGCCGCCAAAAACGCCCCCACTACCGTGCAGAAAGGCCTGTATCTGGCCCTGACGCACCAGTCGCCGGAGCTGCTGGCCGTGCAGCTCGTCAACCACACCGACCGGGACGTGCTGTTTACCTTCGGCGAGGAGCGCCAGGGGCAGTATCGGGGCCTGATAGCCGAGAAGCTGGCGGCCAAGTCGGCCAGCCGCCCGCTGGGGCACTGGCACCTCAAGGACTTCGACCAGTGGCCCGCCGCCGTGGTGCAGCTGCTGCCCTTCCAGCTGAACGGCACCACGGCGTATGAGCTGCTCACCAAGCGCCTGCAATTCAAGGCCGCCAGCTTCTACACCAGCCGCCAGCCCAACGTGCCCGTGCTTCAGCGCGAGGCCTACCTGTTCCAGCTCGACGAAAAGCCCGCCGCCCCGGCTGCCGTAGCTCCCGAAAAGCTGGCCGAAACCCTGCAAGCCCAGCTTTCGGGCAACGCCCCCGCCAAGCCCGCCGCCCTAGCTCCGCCGCCCCAGCCGGCCAAAGCCATTGTGCCCCCGCCCCACGAAGTAGACCTGCACCTGGAAGCCCTGGTGCCAGAAGGCGCCGAAGGCCTGAGCAATACGGCCATCCTCAAGCTCCAGCTTGACGCCTTCGAGGATGCCTTGAGCCGGGCCCTGGCCACCAACATGCACGAAATCGTCTTCATCCACGGCTCCGGCAACGGCACCCTGCGCAAAGAGCTGCACAAGCTCCTGAGCCGCAACCGTGACATCAAGTTTTTCGAAGACTCGCGCAAAGAAAAGTTCGGCTACGGCGCTACCCTGGTGCGGCTGAAGTAG
- a CDS encoding long-chain-fatty-acid--protein ligase, which yields MSFRADFLAQLPRLTAATAEAAALALFRYQAAHCPPYRDYLTALGRDLRGVARVEDIPFLPIELFKTHDVRTNPAEWEPQETFLSSGTTRQQRSHHFIRDPQLYRQHAARIFEHYYGPLRQWTVLALLPSYLEQGNSSLVAMVEHFARESGQRQEAFFLHDHAALLRALAEARQGPARRVLLLGVSYALLDFAAAHAGRPELQGLTVLETGGMKGRRREMIREELHAELQQAFGPAGIHSEYGMTELLSQAYSFGDGRFHAPPQLRVLLRDPSDPFSVSSTRPSGAINVIDLANVDSCAFLETKDLARMHPDGTFEVLGRLDNSDVRGCNQMV from the coding sequence ATGAGTTTCCGCGCCGACTTTCTAGCGCAGCTGCCCCGCCTTACAGCAGCCACCGCCGAGGCGGCGGCTTTGGCGCTGTTCCGCTACCAGGCCGCCCACTGCCCGCCCTACCGCGACTACCTCACGGCCCTGGGCCGCGACCTGCGCGGCGTGGCGCGGGTGGAAGACATTCCCTTTCTGCCCATCGAGCTGTTCAAAACCCATGACGTGCGCACCAACCCCGCGGAATGGGAGCCGCAGGAAACGTTCTTGAGCAGCGGCACCACCCGCCAGCAGCGCAGCCACCACTTCATCCGCGACCCACAGCTCTACCGCCAGCACGCGGCCCGCATCTTCGAGCATTACTACGGGCCGCTGCGGCAATGGACGGTGCTGGCCCTGCTACCATCGTACCTGGAGCAGGGCAATTCGTCGCTAGTAGCCATGGTGGAGCACTTCGCCCGCGAGTCGGGGCAGCGGCAGGAGGCGTTTTTCCTGCACGACCACGCCGCCCTGCTCCGTGCCCTGGCCGAGGCCCGGCAGGGCCCTGCGCGCCGGGTGCTGCTGCTGGGGGTGAGCTACGCCCTGCTGGACTTTGCCGCCGCCCACGCCGGCCGCCCCGAACTGCAAGGTCTCACGGTGCTGGAAACCGGCGGCATGAAAGGCCGCCGCCGCGAGATGATTCGGGAGGAGCTGCACGCCGAGCTGCAACAGGCCTTCGGCCCCGCCGGCATCCACTCCGAGTACGGCATGACCGAGCTGCTGAGCCAGGCCTACAGCTTCGGCGACGGCCGCTTCCACGCCCCGCCTCAGCTGCGCGTGCTCCTGCGCGACCCTTCCGACCCGTTCTCCGTGTCCAGCACCCGCCCCAGCGGCGCCATCAACGTCATCGACCTGGCCAACGTAGATTCCTGCGCTTTCCTCGAAACCAAAGACCTGGCCCGTATGCACCCGGATGGCACGTTTGAAGTCTTGGGCCGGCTGGATAACTCGGACGTGCGCGGGTGTAATCAGATGGTGTGA
- a CDS encoding M1 family metallopeptidase produces the protein MKLLLLLVASLLPLATLAQPLPVSRTIQATYQKGTRSETGQPGPNYWQNSADYDLNIKFDPATRFLSGTVTITYHNNSPDTLRQLWFKLYPNLYQRGAARASGIKPEDVGEGMKLEKVTVNGQTVTFSKAQPQGTDFTVGAPVIKPIAPRQTAQVSIIYSYMLNKGSHTRTGEVEPGHAAFVAYFFPRITVYDDIDGWNRHPYLGSQEFYNDFGTFRAAITVPRNFVVWATGDLLNADQVLSRPYAQRLREAEQKDAVATIIGPEDLKRGNITAPNAQNTWRFEARNVPDFAFATADRYVWQASSLVVDPATKRRTRVDAVYNPAHKDYEEVVHFTRQTVEAMSYTFPKWPFPYPHETVFDGLDQMEYPMMANDNPTATRQDAITLTTHEVFHTMFPFYLGTNETKYGWMDEGWATMGEWLISRQIDPKLDDDYGVLPYAAGAGTEADVPIMTLSTQQTGTAFFLNSYPKPALGYYYVRDLLGEELFTKALHHYIRTWQGKHPMPHDFFNCMNAGAGRNLNWFWRRWFFEGGYPDLAIGRVTRTATGYEVVVEAKGSKPVPIDLTATFTDGTTQQLHRTVAVWESGATSVIIPVPTNKVVKQFKLGSTYVPDSHPRDNVWVGKL, from the coding sequence ATGAAACTACTGTTACTTCTCGTTGCTTCCCTCCTACCCCTGGCCACGCTGGCTCAGCCGCTGCCGGTGTCGCGCACCATTCAGGCCACCTACCAGAAAGGCACCCGCTCCGAAACCGGGCAGCCTGGCCCCAACTACTGGCAAAACTCCGCCGACTACGACCTGAATATTAAGTTCGACCCGGCCACTCGCTTTCTATCGGGCACCGTCACTATCACCTACCACAACAACAGCCCCGACACGCTGCGGCAGCTGTGGTTTAAGCTCTACCCCAACCTCTACCAAAGGGGTGCCGCGCGGGCCAGCGGCATAAAGCCTGAGGATGTGGGGGAAGGCATGAAGCTGGAAAAAGTAACGGTGAATGGTCAGACTGTTACGTTCAGCAAGGCCCAACCCCAAGGCACTGATTTTACCGTTGGTGCCCCGGTGATAAAGCCCATTGCCCCGCGTCAAACGGCCCAGGTTTCCATCATCTACTCCTACATGCTCAACAAAGGCTCCCACACCCGCACTGGCGAGGTGGAGCCGGGGCACGCGGCTTTCGTGGCCTACTTCTTCCCGCGCATCACCGTCTACGACGACATCGACGGCTGGAACCGGCACCCTTACTTAGGCTCCCAGGAGTTCTACAACGACTTCGGCACGTTCCGGGCCGCCATTACCGTGCCCCGCAACTTCGTGGTGTGGGCCACCGGCGACTTGCTCAACGCCGACCAGGTGCTGAGCCGCCCCTACGCCCAGCGCCTCCGAGAAGCCGAGCAGAAGGATGCCGTGGCCACCATCATCGGCCCCGAGGACCTGAAGCGCGGCAATATCACGGCGCCCAATGCCCAGAACACCTGGCGCTTCGAGGCCCGCAACGTGCCGGATTTCGCGTTTGCCACCGCCGACAGGTACGTGTGGCAGGCCAGCAGCCTTGTGGTAGACCCCGCCACCAAGCGCCGCACCCGCGTGGATGCCGTCTACAACCCCGCGCACAAGGACTACGAGGAAGTGGTGCACTTCACGCGCCAAACCGTGGAGGCCATGAGCTACACCTTCCCCAAGTGGCCTTTTCCCTACCCCCACGAAACCGTGTTCGACGGCCTCGACCAGATGGAATACCCCATGATGGCCAACGACAACCCCACCGCCACGCGGCAGGACGCCATTACGCTTACCACCCACGAGGTCTTCCACACCATGTTTCCGTTCTACCTGGGCACCAACGAAACCAAGTACGGCTGGATGGACGAGGGCTGGGCCACCATGGGCGAATGGCTGATTTCCCGGCAAATTGACCCCAAGCTCGATGACGACTATGGCGTGCTGCCCTACGCCGCCGGCGCCGGCACTGAAGCCGACGTGCCCATCATGACCCTGAGCACCCAGCAAACCGGTACGGCCTTCTTCCTCAACTCCTACCCCAAGCCCGCCCTGGGCTACTACTACGTCCGCGACCTGCTGGGTGAGGAGCTGTTCACCAAAGCCTTGCACCACTACATCCGCACCTGGCAAGGCAAGCACCCCATGCCCCACGACTTCTTTAATTGCATGAACGCCGGGGCGGGCCGCAACCTCAACTGGTTCTGGCGTCGCTGGTTTTTCGAGGGCGGCTACCCCGACCTGGCCATCGGGCGCGTCACGCGCACCGCTACCGGTTACGAAGTAGTAGTAGAAGCCAAAGGCAGCAAGCCCGTACCCATCGACCTCACCGCCACCTTCACCGACGGCACCACTCAGCAGCTGCACCGCACCGTTGCCGTCTGGGAATCCGGCGCCACCTCCGTCATCATTCCTGTTCCCACCAACAAGGTTGTCAAGCAGTTCAAGCTAGGCAGCACCTACGTCCCCGACAGCCACCCGCGGGATAATGTGTGGGTGGGAAAATTGTAA
- a CDS encoding sigma-54-dependent transcriptional regulator encodes MPRILIIDDEKAIRHTLKEILEYENYQVDQAEDGPTGLDMLIKDKYDVVLCDIKMPKMDGIEVLERARIIAPDVAFIMVSAHGNVEMAVDATKKGAYDFLQKPPDLNRLLVTVRNALDRTKLVTETKTLKKKIAKSSEMVGNSAALGAVRKAIEKVAPTDARVLITGPNGAGKEMVARQLHELSTRSSGPMIEVNCAAIPSELIESELFGHEKGSFTSAVKQRIGKFEQADGGTLFLDEIGDMSLSAQAKVLRALQENKITRVGGEKEISVNVRVLAATNKNLLQEIADRNFREDLYHRLSVILIQVPALNDRREDIPELVEKFLKDIAADYGSKPKKIEPAALTYLQGLDWRGNIRELRNVVERLVILSDDTISEADARAFAGK; translated from the coding sequence ATGCCCCGCATTCTTATTATCGACGACGAAAAAGCCATTCGGCACACGCTGAAGGAGATTCTCGAGTACGAAAACTATCAGGTCGACCAGGCCGAGGACGGCCCCACCGGCCTCGACATGCTCATCAAGGACAAGTACGACGTGGTGCTCTGCGACATCAAAATGCCGAAAATGGACGGCATTGAGGTGCTGGAGCGGGCCCGCATCATCGCCCCCGATGTGGCCTTTATTATGGTGTCGGCGCACGGCAACGTGGAAATGGCCGTGGACGCCACCAAGAAGGGCGCCTACGACTTCCTGCAAAAGCCGCCCGACCTGAACCGCCTGCTCGTGACCGTGCGCAACGCCCTGGACCGCACCAAGCTCGTCACCGAGACCAAGACGCTCAAGAAGAAGATTGCCAAAAGCTCCGAGATGGTGGGTAACTCGGCCGCTTTGGGCGCCGTGCGCAAGGCCATTGAGAAGGTAGCTCCCACCGACGCCCGCGTGCTCATCACCGGCCCCAACGGTGCCGGCAAGGAGATGGTAGCCCGCCAGCTGCACGAGTTGAGCACACGCAGCAGCGGCCCCATGATTGAGGTCAACTGCGCCGCCATTCCGTCGGAGCTGATTGAGAGTGAGCTGTTCGGGCACGAGAAAGGCTCGTTCACGTCGGCCGTGAAGCAGCGCATCGGCAAGTTTGAGCAGGCCGACGGCGGCACCTTGTTCCTGGACGAAATCGGCGACATGAGCCTCTCGGCCCAGGCCAAAGTGCTGCGCGCCCTCCAGGAAAACAAGATTACCCGCGTAGGCGGCGAGAAAGAAATTAGCGTGAACGTGCGCGTGCTGGCCGCCACCAACAAAAACCTGCTCCAGGAAATTGCCGACCGTAACTTCCGCGAAGACCTCTACCACCGCCTCTCCGTCATCCTCATCCAAGTGCCCGCCCTCAACGACCGGCGCGAGGACATTCCGGAGCTGGTGGAGAAGTTTCTCAAGGACATTGCCGCCGATTACGGCTCCAAGCCCAAAAAAATCGAGCCCGCTGCCCTTACCTACCTCCAGGGCCTGGACTGGCGCGGCAACATCCGCGAGCTGCGCAACGTGGTGGAGCGCTTGGTCATCCTCAGCGACGACACCATCTCGGAAGCGGATGCTAGGGCGTTTGCGGGGAAATAA
- a CDS encoding alpha-amylase family glycosyl hydrolase — MKALRLLLLWVVTLAGLPAAQAQVVTANPVFFTENDQVTLTFDATKGTAGLKDYTGDVYIWTGVISDKSTSDSDWKAVVGTSFSQPIPKEKMTRSATNPNLYTITLTPRTYYDKLPVTDKILKLAMVFRGANGSPEGKDTGGRDILVDVAQNTALSVRITAPATGGATQFVSQNAVVSVRGEASAAATLTLTLNGTQVDQQTNATSLTKDVTITQQGLNVVRLTATNGTTTVSDEIRLFVSPATQTAALPAGAKKDGVTYINNGASAILTLTAPGKTNVYAIGDFNDWQPGVAYQLKKTAATDAENGRWWVQIDGLTPGQEYAYQFLVDGLSIPDPYTEKVLDPNNDRFIPAVTFPNLKAYPTGKTTGLVSVLQSNAPGYTFQTTNFQRPKRTDMVVYELLVRDFLARHDYQTLTDTLKYIQRLGVNVIELMPVNEFEGNESWGYNTSFYFAPDKYYGPKNELKRFIDEAHKRGIAVILDMVLNQSFGQSPMVQLYFENGKPKDNPWFNADATHPFNVGYDFNHESAYTRYFSKRVMEFWLKEYNVDGYRFDLSKGFTQKVTTGVGDWSQYDQSRVDIWKDYADFMKSVDANVIPILEHLGVDSEEKALSDLGLMLWGKMTDAYNEGTMGYNENGKSNTSRAYHATRGFAKPDLVAYMESHDEERLMYKNLAFGNVQGSYSTKDLNTALARMELASAFFFTVPGPKMIWQFGELGFDKSIFECPDGTVPTPYPNDRCKLSNKAPVWNYYQNPNRRRLYDVYRSLIALKVQEPAFEDPATFTQDVAGAVKKLQITDPRLNVTIVGNFDVREATVNPTFQAAGTWYNYLTGEAVTITEAGRTAPITLAPGQYTVYTSRRIAKPAGTVLSSGRPRETAALRLTSEPNPAAAVTTLRYELPISGPVSLTVQNVLGATVRTLSVGRQAKGAQELKLPVQDLANGVYLVRLQAGEQIQTARLVVQNQ; from the coding sequence ATGAAAGCACTTCGACTCCTGTTGCTCTGGGTGGTGACGCTGGCGGGCTTGCCGGCGGCGCAGGCCCAGGTAGTAACGGCCAACCCGGTGTTCTTCACCGAAAACGACCAGGTGACGCTCACCTTCGATGCCACCAAGGGCACGGCCGGACTGAAAGACTACACCGGCGACGTCTACATCTGGACCGGCGTCATCTCCGACAAGAGCACCAGCGACTCCGACTGGAAAGCCGTGGTGGGCACCAGCTTCTCACAGCCCATTCCGAAGGAGAAGATGACGCGCAGCGCCACCAACCCCAACCTGTACACCATCACGCTCACGCCCCGCACCTACTACGACAAGCTGCCGGTCACCGACAAGATTCTGAAGCTGGCCATGGTGTTTCGCGGGGCCAACGGCTCACCCGAAGGCAAGGACACCGGCGGCCGGGACATCCTGGTAGACGTGGCCCAGAACACGGCCCTGTCGGTGCGCATCACGGCCCCGGCTACGGGCGGTGCTACGCAGTTCGTCAGCCAGAACGCCGTGGTCAGTGTGCGGGGCGAAGCCTCGGCGGCGGCCACGCTCACCCTCACGCTCAACGGCACGCAGGTAGACCAGCAAACCAACGCTACCTCCCTGACCAAGGACGTTACCATCACCCAGCAAGGCCTGAACGTGGTGCGGCTGACGGCCACCAACGGTACAACCACGGTGTCGGATGAAATCCGGCTGTTCGTGAGCCCGGCCACGCAAACGGCGGCCCTGCCGGCCGGCGCCAAGAAGGACGGCGTAACCTACATCAACAACGGGGCCTCGGCTATTCTGACCCTGACGGCTCCGGGCAAAACCAATGTATACGCCATCGGCGACTTCAACGACTGGCAGCCGGGCGTGGCGTATCAGCTGAAGAAAACTGCCGCCACCGACGCCGAAAACGGCCGCTGGTGGGTGCAGATTGACGGCCTCACGCCCGGCCAGGAGTACGCCTACCAATTCCTGGTGGATGGCCTCAGCATCCCCGACCCCTACACCGAAAAGGTGCTGGACCCCAACAACGACCGGTTTATCCCGGCCGTTACCTTCCCGAACCTGAAAGCCTACCCCACGGGCAAAACCACCGGCTTGGTGTCGGTGCTGCAAAGCAATGCGCCCGGCTACACCTTCCAGACCACCAACTTCCAGCGCCCCAAGCGCACTGATATGGTGGTGTATGAGCTGCTAGTGCGCGACTTCCTGGCCCGCCACGACTACCAGACCCTGACCGACACGCTTAAGTACATCCAGCGCCTGGGCGTGAACGTGATTGAGCTGATGCCCGTGAACGAGTTTGAGGGCAACGAAAGCTGGGGCTACAATACGTCTTTCTACTTCGCCCCCGACAAGTACTACGGCCCCAAAAACGAGCTGAAGCGCTTCATCGACGAGGCCCACAAGCGCGGTATTGCCGTTATCCTGGACATGGTGCTCAACCAGTCGTTCGGCCAGAGCCCCATGGTGCAGCTGTACTTCGAGAACGGCAAGCCCAAGGACAACCCCTGGTTTAACGCCGATGCCACCCACCCCTTCAACGTAGGCTACGACTTCAACCACGAAAGCGCCTACACCCGCTACTTCAGCAAGCGCGTGATGGAGTTCTGGCTGAAAGAATACAACGTAGACGGCTACCGCTTCGACCTCAGCAAAGGCTTCACCCAGAAGGTTACAACTGGTGTAGGTGACTGGAGCCAGTACGACCAGTCGCGCGTGGACATCTGGAAAGACTACGCCGACTTCATGAAGAGCGTGGACGCCAATGTTATTCCGATTCTGGAGCACCTGGGCGTAGACTCCGAGGAAAAGGCCCTGTCGGACCTGGGGCTGATGCTCTGGGGCAAGATGACCGACGCCTACAACGAAGGCACCATGGGCTACAACGAGAATGGCAAGTCGAACACCAGCCGGGCCTACCACGCCACGCGCGGCTTCGCTAAGCCTGACCTGGTGGCCTACATGGAAAGCCACGACGAGGAGCGCCTGATGTACAAGAACTTGGCCTTCGGCAACGTGCAGGGCTCGTACTCGACCAAGGACCTGAACACGGCCCTGGCCCGCATGGAGCTGGCCAGCGCGTTCTTCTTCACGGTGCCCGGCCCCAAGATGATCTGGCAGTTCGGTGAGTTGGGCTTCGACAAGTCCATCTTCGAGTGCCCCGACGGCACCGTGCCCACGCCCTACCCGAACGACCGGTGCAAGCTGAGCAACAAGGCGCCCGTGTGGAACTACTACCAGAACCCCAACCGCCGCCGCCTCTACGACGTGTACCGCAGCCTGATTGCGCTGAAGGTGCAGGAGCCCGCCTTTGAAGACCCCGCCACGTTTACGCAGGACGTAGCCGGCGCCGTGAAGAAGCTGCAAATCACCGACCCGCGCCTGAACGTCACCATTGTCGGCAACTTCGACGTGCGGGAAGCCACCGTCAACCCCACATTCCAGGCGGCCGGCACCTGGTACAACTACCTGACCGGCGAGGCCGTCACCATCACCGAAGCCGGCCGCACGGCGCCCATCACGCTGGCTCCCGGCCAGTACACGGTGTACACCTCGCGCCGCATTGCCAAGCCGGCCGGCACGGTGCTGTCGTCGGGCCGCCCCCGCGAAACGGCCGCCCTGCGCCTGACCTCGGAGCCCAACCCCGCTGCCGCCGTTACCACCCTGCGCTACGAGCTGCCCATCAGCGGCCCGGTTAGCCTCACGGTGCAAAACGTGCTGGGTGCTACCGTGCGCACCCTCAGCGTCGGCCGCCAGGCTAAGGGCGCCCAGGAGTTGAAGCTACCCGTGCAGGACCTCGCCAACGGCGTGTACCTCGTGCGCCTGCAAGCCGGCGAGCAAATCCAGACGGCCCGCCTCGTAGTTCAAAACCAATAA